In one Melaminivora jejuensis genomic region, the following are encoded:
- a CDS encoding protein adenylyltransferase SelO, whose amino-acid sequence MTAPSIERPRPAHPRPAFWQPHWQAGFAQLGPAFVRQVLPTPLPAPHWVATSAAVGELLQLPVGWQQSHDLLEAFSGNALLPGCQPLASVYSGHQFGVWAGQLGDGRALLLGQVQGQEVQLKGSGRTPYSRMGDGRAVLRSSIREFLCSEAMHALAVPTTRALCLTGSPAPVAREELESAAVLTRVAPSFIRFGHFEHFAARRQYAELRQLADFVIERWYPHCREQADPSGRATYAALLREVSERTARLIAQWQAVGFCHGVLNTDNMSILGLTLDYGPFQFLDGFDPGHICNHSDTQGRYAFDRQPAIGWWNLHALAQALMPLIDDAHAAEAALASYEAVFTEAYVALLRAKLGLARPCAGDADLVQQTLALLAAEQVDWSIFWRRLAQAAGQDDYAAVRELFADRVAFDAWLLRYKELTALAGQGFEPDLMLKSNPKYVLRNYLAEQAIAQARQGNFEELQTLQTLLARPFDEHPGFGRYAGFPPEWASRISISCSS is encoded by the coding sequence GCCCCCGCCCTGCCCACCCCCGCCCGGCCTTCTGGCAGCCGCACTGGCAGGCCGGCTTTGCCCAGCTCGGCCCGGCCTTTGTCCGGCAAGTCCTGCCCACGCCCCTGCCCGCCCCGCATTGGGTGGCTACCAGCGCCGCCGTGGGCGAGCTGCTGCAACTGCCCGTCGGCTGGCAGCAATCGCACGACCTGCTGGAGGCGTTTTCCGGCAACGCCCTGCTGCCCGGCTGCCAGCCGCTGGCCAGTGTGTACAGCGGCCACCAGTTCGGCGTCTGGGCCGGGCAGCTGGGCGATGGGCGCGCGCTGCTGCTGGGGCAGGTGCAGGGGCAGGAAGTCCAGCTCAAGGGCAGCGGGCGCACGCCGTACTCGCGCATGGGCGATGGCCGCGCCGTGCTGCGCTCGTCGATCCGCGAGTTCCTGTGCAGCGAGGCCATGCACGCCCTCGCCGTGCCGACCACGCGGGCGCTGTGCCTGACCGGCTCGCCGGCACCGGTGGCACGCGAGGAGCTGGAGAGCGCCGCCGTGCTCACCCGCGTGGCGCCCAGCTTCATCCGCTTCGGGCACTTCGAGCACTTTGCCGCACGCCGGCAGTACGCCGAACTGCGCCAGCTGGCCGACTTCGTGATCGAGCGCTGGTACCCGCACTGCCGCGAACAGGCCGACCCCTCGGGCCGCGCCACCTATGCGGCCCTGCTGCGCGAAGTCAGCGAGCGCACGGCGCGCCTGATCGCGCAATGGCAGGCGGTGGGCTTTTGCCACGGCGTGCTCAACACCGACAACATGAGCATCCTGGGCCTGACGCTGGACTACGGGCCGTTCCAGTTCCTGGACGGCTTCGACCCCGGCCACATCTGCAACCACAGCGACACGCAGGGGCGCTACGCCTTCGATCGCCAGCCGGCCATCGGCTGGTGGAACCTGCACGCGCTGGCGCAGGCGCTGATGCCGCTGATCGACGACGCGCACGCCGCCGAGGCCGCGCTGGCCAGCTACGAGGCCGTGTTCACCGAGGCCTATGTGGCGCTGCTGCGCGCCAAGCTGGGCCTGGCCCGGCCCTGCGCGGGCGACGCCGATCTGGTGCAGCAGACCCTGGCCCTGCTGGCCGCCGAGCAGGTGGACTGGAGCATCTTCTGGCGCCGCCTGGCGCAGGCTGCCGGGCAGGATGACTACGCCGCCGTGCGCGAACTGTTCGCGGATCGTGTGGCCTTCGATGCCTGGTTGCTACGATATAAAGAGCTTACAGCGCTTGCTGGACAAGGCTTTGAGCCGGATTTGATGCTGAAAAGCAATCCAAAATACGTGTTGCGCAACTACCTGGCCGAGCAAGCCATCGCGCAGGCCCGGCAGGGCAACTTCGAAGAACTGCAGACCTTGCAGACGCTGCTGGCGCGCCCATTTGACGAGCACCCGGGCTTTGGGCGCTATGCCGGCTTTCCGCCCGAGTGGGCTTCCCGCATCTCCATCAGCTGCTCCTCATGA
- the msrB gene encoding peptide-methionine (R)-S-oxide reductase MsrB, which yields MTYPIQKTDAQWQAHLAQCGAEPGAFEITRRAATERPYSGKYERHWANGSYHCICCGAKLFDSGAKFDAGCGWPSFSEAVPGAIREIEDRSHGMVRTETVCAQCGAHLGHVFPDGPLPTGQRYCMNSASLDFEPPAT from the coding sequence ATGACCTACCCCATCCAGAAGACCGACGCCCAGTGGCAGGCCCACCTGGCACAGTGCGGCGCCGAGCCGGGCGCCTTCGAGATCACCCGCCGCGCCGCCACCGAGCGGCCCTACAGCGGCAAGTACGAACGCCACTGGGCCAATGGCAGCTACCACTGCATCTGCTGCGGCGCCAAATTGTTCGACTCGGGAGCCAAGTTCGACGCCGGCTGCGGCTGGCCGAGCTTTTCCGAGGCCGTGCCCGGCGCCATCCGCGAGATCGAGGATCGCAGCCACGGCATGGTGCGCACCGAAACCGTGTGTGCACAATGCGGCGCCCACCTGGGCCACGTCTTTCCCGACGGCCCGCTGCCCACCGGGCAGCGCTACTGCATGAACTCTGCCTCGCTGGACTTCGAGCCACCGGCCACCTGA
- a CDS encoding septation protein A has product MKLLIDFFPIILFFAAFKLWGIYAATGVAIAATVVQIAYLRLRHGKVEPMQWMSLGIIVLFGGATLLAQSETFIKWKPTVLYWLMGGTLLAGQLLFRRNFIKSLMGAQIELPDAVWSQLNWAWAGFFTAMGVLNLWVAYQFDTDTWVNFKLFGGIGLMLAFVIAQALFLGRYIKDEPGQPRPEDVQP; this is encoded by the coding sequence ATGAAACTGCTGATCGATTTCTTCCCCATCATCCTGTTCTTCGCCGCCTTCAAGCTGTGGGGCATTTATGCCGCCACCGGCGTGGCCATCGCTGCAACCGTGGTGCAGATCGCGTATCTGCGCCTGCGCCACGGCAAGGTCGAGCCCATGCAGTGGATGAGCCTGGGCATCATCGTGCTGTTCGGCGGCGCCACGCTGCTGGCGCAAAGCGAAACCTTCATCAAGTGGAAGCCCACGGTGCTGTACTGGCTCATGGGCGGCACGCTGCTGGCCGGCCAGCTGCTGTTTCGCAGGAACTTCATCAAGAGCCTGATGGGCGCGCAGATCGAGCTGCCCGATGCCGTGTGGAGCCAGCTCAACTGGGCCTGGGCAGGCTTTTTCACGGCCATGGGCGTGCTCAACCTATGGGTGGCCTACCAATTCGACACCGACACCTGGGTCAACTTCAAGCTCTTTGGCGGCATCGGCCTGATGCTCGCCTTCGTCATCGCCCAGGCGCTGTTCCTGGGCCGCTACATCAAGGATGAGCCGGGCCAGCCCCGGCCCGAGGACGTGCAACCATGA
- a CDS encoding BolA family protein → MTNTADTASAPIAITAEAMQAHLQEKLQPTTLEVLDESWQHEGHPGANGTGFGTHFRVRVASPQFAGKSRVAQHRLVYDALRIFIDQGAHAIAIETQ, encoded by the coding sequence ATGACCAACACCGCTGACACCGCATCCGCACCCATCGCCATCACCGCCGAGGCCATGCAGGCGCATCTGCAGGAAAAGCTGCAGCCCACCACGCTCGAAGTGCTGGACGAGAGCTGGCAGCACGAGGGCCATCCGGGCGCCAATGGCACGGGCTTTGGCACGCATTTCCGGGTGCGCGTGGCCTCGCCCCAGTTCGCCGGCAAGAGCCGCGTGGCGCAGCATCGCCTTGTGTATGATGCGCTGCGCATTTTCATAGACCAAGGCGCTCACGCCATCGCCATCGAAACCCAGTGA
- a CDS encoding heparan-alpha-glucosaminide N-acetyltransferase: MNPVAPASLSPAARHGRLDALRGVAMVWMTLYHFAFDLNHFKFWQQDFLRDPLWTWQRIGIVSLFLLCAGLGQAVAAQQGVDCQRFLRRWTQVAAGALLVSAGSFLVFPLSFIHFGILHGVAVMLIVARLSVGWRIGWLLLAGALALALPSVVQALLTPGALADALNDRSHNWLGLVTRRPYTEDYVPVFPWLGAIWWGLALGRWLLQQRPQVLTGALPAAAEPLAWLGRHSLSYYLLHQPVMFGLLMTWEHFMR, translated from the coding sequence ATGAATCCTGTCGCCCCCGCATCCCTGTCACCCGCGGCGCGTCATGGGCGCCTGGACGCCCTGCGCGGCGTGGCCATGGTCTGGATGACGCTGTACCACTTCGCGTTCGACCTGAACCACTTCAAGTTCTGGCAGCAGGACTTCCTGCGCGACCCGCTGTGGACTTGGCAGCGCATCGGCATCGTCAGCCTGTTTTTGCTGTGCGCCGGCTTGGGGCAGGCGGTGGCGGCGCAGCAGGGCGTCGATTGCCAGCGCTTTTTGCGCCGCTGGACGCAGGTGGCAGCAGGGGCCTTGCTGGTCAGCGCCGGCTCGTTTCTGGTCTTTCCCCTGAGCTTCATCCACTTCGGCATCCTGCACGGCGTGGCGGTGATGCTGATTGTGGCGCGCCTGAGTGTCGGCTGGCGCATCGGCTGGCTGCTGCTGGCTGGTGCGCTGGCTCTGGCCCTGCCCAGTGTGGTGCAGGCGCTGCTGACGCCCGGTGCGCTGGCCGATGCGCTCAACGACCGGTCGCACAACTGGCTGGGCCTGGTCACGCGCCGGCCCTACACCGAGGACTATGTGCCGGTCTTCCCCTGGCTGGGGGCGATCTGGTGGGGCCTGGCGTTGGGCCGCTGGCTGCTGCAGCAGCGCCCGCAGGTGCTGACCGGCGCGCTGCCGGCTGCGGCGGAGCCGCTGGCCTGGCTGGGCCGGCATTCGCTGAGCTACTACCTGCTGCACCAGCCGGTCATGTTCGGCCTGCTCATGACCTGGGAGCACTTCATGCGCTGA